A region from the Thermoplasmatales archaeon genome encodes:
- a CDS encoding hypothetical protein (putative conserved protein): MSKSISRVVDEDNVKKGEQEAINAFSEAAGRDTDEFTRLVKALSESGLISIITSIAENYQDVLATLTEELSDTRMSNFIRNLSAIYTLLSRIPPDIVRGFVNNSADEIISGAKNGDHKSLGLLSVNSLIKDSDVSSGLRILIGMMKGFTKPGKDGEK, encoded by the coding sequence ATGTCCAAGTCCATTTCACGCGTAGTCGATGAAGATAATGTCAAAAAGGGGGAGCAGGAGGCAATAAATGCTTTTTCAGAAGCTGCCGGAAGAGATACCGACGAATTCACTCGCCTGGTTAAGGCGCTGAGTGAGAGTGGATTGATTTCTATCATTACATCAATTGCGGAAAATTACCAGGATGTTCTTGCCACATTGACAGAGGAACTATCTGACACTCGAATGTCTAATTTTATCAGGAATTTATCTGCAATTTACACCTTACTCTCAAGAATACCGCCTGATATTGTAAGGGGGTTCGTGAATAACTCGGCGGATGAGATAATTTCCGGTGCCAAAAATGGAGATCACAAATCCCTTGGGCTATTATCGGTCAATTCGCTCATAAAGGACTCGGACGTAAGTTCGGGACTCAGGATACTGATAGGTATGATGAAAGGTTTCACTAAACCCGGTAAGGATGGTGAAAAATGA
- a CDS encoding formate dehydrogenase accessory protein, producing the protein MIGITRNPGYMPKRISRFSEYAGSQESLDQVVVEEPLEIRISHLGKIRRIAVTMRTPVGDRELAVGFLFTEGIIKSPTDIVAVDHTQGENVVTVELGDEVNVVEPAGRNFYLSSSCGVCGKESINDIFVKGRGIIRDSFTVEKSVILSLTEKMQRNQRLFEFTGGIHAAGIFDTLGTHIVTMEDVGRHNAVDKCIGYLLSNGILGKQPLILQISGRAGFEILQKAAVAGLPFVSSVSAPSTLAIEVADTFGMTLASFVRKDRFNVYSHQERVR; encoded by the coding sequence ATGATCGGGATCACCAGGAACCCGGGTTACATGCCGAAGAGGATATCGAGGTTCTCTGAGTATGCAGGTAGCCAGGAGAGTCTGGATCAGGTTGTTGTTGAGGAGCCGCTCGAGATACGCATTTCCCATCTGGGAAAGATTAGAAGAATAGCGGTTACCATGCGGACACCAGTAGGCGATAGAGAGCTTGCGGTAGGGTTTCTATTCACGGAGGGTATTATAAAGTCGCCCACAGATATCGTGGCAGTAGACCATACTCAGGGAGAAAACGTAGTCACGGTGGAGCTGGGAGACGAGGTAAATGTTGTCGAACCAGCGGGCAGGAATTTCTATCTGAGTTCCAGCTGCGGTGTCTGTGGAAAGGAAAGCATCAATGATATATTCGTAAAGGGCAGGGGAATCATCAGGGATTCATTTACCGTTGAAAAGAGCGTTATTCTATCACTTACAGAGAAGATGCAAAGGAATCAACGCCTATTCGAATTTACGGGTGGCATACATGCTGCCGGTATCTTCGACACACTGGGTACACATATTGTAACAATGGAAGATGTAGGTAGGCACAATGCAGTTGACAAATGCATAGGATACCTTCTTTCTAATGGGATCTTGGGAAAACAACCACTCATTTTGCAGATTAGCGGAAGAGCTGGTTTTGAAATTCTACAGAAAGCTGCAGTTGCTGGATTGCCGTTTGTTTCATCCGTTTCAGCTCCCTCGACCCTGGCTATAGAAGTTGCGGACACCTTTGGGATGACCCTTGCCAGCTTTGTCAGGAAAGACCGATTCAATGTCTATTCCCATCAGGAAAGGGTGCGGTAA
- a CDS encoding Penicillin amidase, with protein sequence MRGPKVRSLVASVIIVSVVLVVTAIPIGGLPPLQQFLNPSSGVWNPHVPAYSTGVQYLNVTVNGSRSSILIYREADGFIGVNSNTTWGMYYEQGYLEAQYRLEEMDFLKRTALGTLSQVVGPSVLSSDIFYRTLEDYQIAQEELANMSRTSLTYLAIHNFALGINAYINSLTPSTTPLLFKLLDYQPHTWNATDVLAVQQLFIWQNSAGGMDPLYFNYALQKMPESVVHGIYAAYPSGIQNPIVPYSANHQIYNGTGDLQNLTLYAPSYNYTGVNAAGIALSDASILQAYSHVNTEDSSVFEKYLNVNGSLNIQYATFRDFGSNDWAVNSIKTNNSSALLANDPHLTTSAPSIWIGFQLVSPGENAVGVIFPGFPGIILGHNTNVSWGATNGQVQETYFYAETVNSTHPYMYYMNGTWNKFQVINESIPVKGESNYRLSVERAANGVVLQNGSSPIAMDWTGLYPSYEISAVIHNDRANSVSQFRQNLTTYFKVAIQNWAVADSSGNIGIFPYGNYPVINAGNPRGILPGTGQYNWEGFIPTEKIPSLYNPARGYVFSANQITVSSNYSYYIGWDYESGYRADEIQSLLNTTSGLNTQKMENIQLSVHDFTTNILLKPLLNSLVYGETPGETGYSNLSAWNGNMTINSTAATIYYFWLINLVNDTFRPYLQHYNITPSEGLNQTSFFLGADATYHGPLIEDIINWTATNQSIHWFNDPMTGQSRNETDVMLLAYNQTIRYLESNYGSMSSRWDWGNIHQRVLSSFFGVSPMNTQQLPAAGDGNTINAAYGLVSDFGPSWRMVVNMSHPQRAVGIYPGGISENPLSAYYSNTFTAWNDGTYYRLIPETAPSVFFTGYGGVV encoded by the coding sequence ATGAGAGGCCCAAAGGTCAGGTCACTTGTCGCGTCCGTAATAATTGTTTCAGTGGTTCTTGTTGTAACTGCAATACCAATTGGGGGTCTCCCGCCACTACAACAATTCCTTAACCCTTCCTCCGGAGTCTGGAATCCACATGTGCCTGCCTATTCTACCGGAGTGCAGTACCTTAATGTAACTGTCAATGGGTCACGCTCCAGCATCCTGATTTACAGGGAAGCGGATGGATTTATAGGGGTAAATTCCAACACCACATGGGGAATGTACTACGAACAGGGGTACCTTGAGGCGCAGTACAGGCTAGAAGAGATGGATTTCCTGAAAAGAACCGCACTTGGTACCTTATCACAGGTTGTTGGGCCTTCCGTGCTTTCGTCGGATATTTTCTACAGAACGCTGGAAGACTACCAGATCGCACAGGAAGAACTGGCAAACATGTCAAGGACAAGTCTTACCTATCTGGCAATTCATAATTTTGCCCTGGGCATAAATGCTTATATCAATTCCCTGACTCCCTCCACAACCCCGCTTCTCTTCAAGCTTCTTGATTACCAGCCACACACGTGGAATGCTACAGACGTCCTCGCAGTGCAACAGCTTTTTATATGGCAGAATAGCGCAGGCGGGATGGATCCCCTTTACTTCAATTATGCCCTCCAGAAGATGCCAGAAAGTGTAGTGCACGGCATCTATGCTGCCTATCCATCAGGAATCCAGAACCCCATCGTACCTTACTCGGCAAACCACCAGATTTATAATGGGACGGGGGACCTGCAGAATCTGACCCTATATGCTCCATCCTATAATTACACAGGAGTAAATGCAGCTGGAATTGCCTTGAGCGATGCCAGTATACTCCAGGCATATTCGCATGTCAACACCGAAGATTCCTCAGTATTTGAAAAGTATCTGAACGTTAACGGTTCACTGAACATTCAGTATGCTACTTTCAGGGATTTTGGAAGCAACGACTGGGCAGTCAATAGCATTAAGACGAATAATTCATCCGCCCTTCTTGCTAACGACCCCCACCTTACGACATCAGCCCCATCAATATGGATAGGGTTCCAGCTTGTCTCTCCGGGAGAGAACGCTGTTGGTGTTATTTTTCCCGGTTTTCCAGGCATTATTCTTGGCCATAACACCAATGTTTCATGGGGCGCCACTAACGGCCAGGTACAGGAAACGTATTTTTATGCTGAAACAGTAAATTCCACCCACCCCTATATGTATTACATGAATGGCACATGGAACAAATTCCAGGTCATCAATGAATCCATACCTGTTAAGGGTGAGAGCAATTACAGGTTATCTGTTGAACGTGCCGCCAATGGGGTTGTGTTGCAGAACGGCAGCTCCCCGATTGCAATGGACTGGACAGGTCTTTATCCATCGTATGAAATTTCTGCTGTGATCCACAATGACAGAGCAAATTCAGTAAGCCAGTTCAGGCAGAATCTTACGACATATTTCAAGGTGGCAATTCAGAACTGGGCAGTGGCTGACTCCAGTGGTAACATTGGTATATTTCCCTACGGAAATTACCCGGTAATTAATGCCGGAAACCCTCGGGGAATTCTACCCGGGACAGGACAGTACAACTGGGAAGGATTTATTCCCACGGAAAAAATACCATCCCTCTACAATCCGGCAAGAGGGTATGTATTTTCAGCCAACCAGATCACGGTGTCTTCAAATTATTCTTACTACATAGGATGGGATTACGAGTCCGGGTACAGGGCGGATGAAATACAATCTCTCCTGAACACAACATCCGGTCTCAACACGCAGAAAATGGAGAATATCCAGCTGTCCGTACACGACTTCACCACAAATATACTCCTCAAGCCACTCCTCAACTCACTTGTATATGGAGAGACGCCTGGTGAAACAGGATATTCAAATCTCTCAGCCTGGAACGGTAATATGACCATAAACTCTACCGCTGCCACAATATATTATTTCTGGCTGATAAACCTTGTAAATGACACCTTCAGGCCTTATCTTCAGCATTATAACATAACTCCGTCCGAGGGGCTTAACCAGACCTCATTCTTCCTTGGTGCCGATGCAACGTACCATGGGCCCCTGATCGAGGATATAATCAACTGGACAGCTACAAATCAATCTATTCACTGGTTCAACGACCCCATGACCGGGCAGTCCAGAAATGAAACCGATGTCATGCTTCTCGCTTATAATCAGACAATCAGATACCTTGAGTCCAATTACGGTTCTATGTCCAGCCGCTGGGACTGGGGGAACATTCATCAGAGAGTGTTGTCCAGTTTCTTTGGAGTATCGCCCATGAATACCCAGCAACTTCCGGCTGCCGGGGATGGCAACACAATCAATGCCGCCTACGGGCTTGTCTCCGATTTCGGGCCATCCTGGAGGATGGTTGTAAACATGAGCCACCCCCAGAGGGCAGTGGGTATATATCCCGGGGGAATTTCTGAAAATCCACTCAGCGCCTATTATTCCAATACATTCACGGCGTGGAACGATGGAACCTATTACAGACTGATCCCGGAGACGGCACCATCCGTATTCTTCACAGGTTATGGAGGGGTGGTATAA